A window of Lacibacter sediminis contains these coding sequences:
- a CDS encoding DUF2167 domain-containing protein: MKKTMSAFIAFVLPVFLLAGVYGDSTTARPTEDIVSYLRLADSVEKAMKYQTGIISLDNGVAQLNVPEGFKFLNKEQSTYIITEIWGNPPQDGVLGMLFPDKGSPFADSSYAFVITYDPMGYVKDDDADKINYDDMLKEMQTGEKAENEERAKQGYEAIHFVGWAQKPFYDKNGKVLHWAKELKFGEASDGNTLNYEVRILGRKGVLSLNAVASMTELAMVKNDIDKVLAIPSFTKGNTYAEFDSKVDNVAAWTVGGLVAGKVLAKVGFFALILKNIKLVIIALAAVGGGVWRFITGRKKKEEEIQQQEPTAEV; this comes from the coding sequence ATGAAAAAGACCATGTCTGCATTTATTGCATTTGTTCTTCCTGTTTTTTTATTGGCGGGTGTATATGGTGACTCTACTACTGCTCGCCCAACTGAAGATATTGTAAGTTATTTACGTTTGGCCGACTCGGTTGAAAAAGCCATGAAATACCAAACCGGAATCATTTCTCTCGACAATGGTGTTGCTCAATTAAATGTTCCCGAGGGATTCAAGTTTTTAAACAAAGAACAAAGTACTTATATCATTACTGAGATTTGGGGTAATCCTCCGCAGGACGGTGTACTAGGGATGCTTTTTCCCGATAAAGGCAGTCCGTTTGCTGACAGCAGTTATGCGTTTGTGATCACCTACGATCCAATGGGCTATGTTAAGGATGATGATGCAGATAAAATTAATTATGATGACATGCTCAAAGAAATGCAGACAGGCGAAAAGGCAGAAAACGAAGAGCGTGCAAAGCAAGGGTATGAAGCTATCCATTTTGTTGGCTGGGCACAAAAGCCTTTTTATGATAAGAACGGCAAAGTATTGCATTGGGCAAAAGAATTGAAATTTGGCGAAGCATCAGATGGCAATACGCTCAATTATGAAGTGCGCATACTTGGCCGCAAAGGAGTGCTTTCGCTCAATGCTGTTGCTTCAATGACAGAATTGGCAATGGTGAAAAATGATATTGACAAAGTACTTGCGATTCCTTCATTCACAAAAGGAAATACCTATGCTGAATTTGATTCGAAGGTTGATAATGTGGCAGCCTGGACTGTTGGGGGGCTTGTAGCAGGAAAAGTGCTGGCGAAAGTTGGCTTCTTTGCGTTGATCCTGAAAAATATCAAACTGGTGATCATTGCCTTGGCGGCAGTAGGTGGAGGTGTGTGGCGTTTTATTACCGGTAGAAAAAAGAAAGAAGAAGAGATACAACAACAAGAACCAACGGCTGAAGTATAA
- a CDS encoding phosphodiester glycosidase family protein translates to MKKILLGAVLYVITAPFCLAQVKWQNVDSLYGSIPSSVHVFTTTDLIDGKPNIAYYVIADLKDRKLNFKTDTTYQRRFTPQQFYDKNQQPLLVVNGTFFDFATNRNLNAVIKDGKLVSYNVHTTALKGKDTLMYMHTFRSAIGINKKRKADVAWLYTDSSKKHAFASQEVYGPVKDSFPIVQHKIKSIKYTYRLHSELYKRRFQKWKMQTAIAGGPVLVQESTVKVTNNEERMFTGKAIDDKHPRTAMGYTADGKLIILVVQGRIPGIAEGASLTHLAKLLLDLGCVEALNLDGGGSSCMLVNGKETIKPSDKEGQRAVPGVFMITTD, encoded by the coding sequence ATGAAGAAAATATTACTTGGAGCAGTGTTGTACGTCATCACTGCTCCTTTTTGTTTGGCGCAAGTGAAGTGGCAAAATGTTGATTCGCTTTATGGATCAATACCATCGTCGGTTCATGTGTTTACAACAACTGATCTAATTGATGGTAAACCAAACATTGCTTACTATGTAATTGCCGATCTGAAAGACAGGAAACTGAACTTTAAAACAGATACAACTTATCAACGCCGCTTTACCCCGCAACAGTTTTATGATAAGAACCAACAGCCATTGCTGGTGGTGAACGGAACTTTTTTTGATTTTGCTACGAACAGGAATTTGAATGCAGTGATAAAAGATGGGAAACTGGTTTCGTACAATGTTCATACAACTGCATTGAAAGGAAAAGATACATTGATGTATATGCACACGTTTCGTTCTGCGATTGGCATCAATAAAAAAAGAAAGGCTGATGTGGCCTGGTTGTATACCGATAGTTCTAAGAAACATGCTTTTGCATCTCAGGAAGTGTACGGACCTGTAAAAGATTCTTTTCCTATTGTACAACACAAAATCAAGTCAATAAAATATACATACCGGTTACATAGTGAATTGTATAAGCGACGGTTTCAGAAATGGAAAATGCAAACCGCCATTGCCGGAGGTCCGGTCCTTGTTCAGGAGAGTACGGTAAAAGTTACCAACAATGAAGAGCGTATGTTCACAGGTAAAGCCATTGATGATAAGCATCCACGAACTGCTATGGGCTATACTGCCGATGGCAAGCTCATCATTCTTGTTGTGCAAGGTCGTATACCCGGTATTGCAGAAGGTGCCTCATTAACGCACTTGGCAAAACTGTTACTTGATCTTGGTTGCGTGGAAGCATTAAACCTCGACGGTGGCGGTAGCAGCTGCATGTTGGTGAATGGAAAGGAAACCATCAAGCCAAGTGATAAAGAGGGGCAACGTGCGGTACCCGGTGTTTTTATGATCACTACAGATTAA
- the lipA gene encoding lipoyl synthase, protein MQEIVVNDAAAEQKLKKPDWLRVRLPIGESYRHVRNLVDKNKLHTICESGNCPNMGECWGEGTATFMILGNTCTRSCGFCAVATGRPDPVDWDEPQRVAEAIHLMKVKHAVLTSVDRDEIKDGGSIIWYNTIRAVKALNPDTTLETLIPDFKGQMENVQRIVEAHPEVVSHNIETVERLTRQVRIQAKYWRSMDVLRYLKENGMRVKSGIMLGLGETKEEVIQTLNDLKNNGVDVVTIGQYLQPTKKHLAVQRFVHPDEFAEYREIGYTIGLDYVESGPLVRSSYHSEKHVLPGYGKAKWEEEKANFIA, encoded by the coding sequence ATGCAGGAAATTGTAGTGAATGATGCTGCCGCAGAGCAGAAACTGAAAAAGCCGGATTGGTTAAGAGTTCGTTTACCTATTGGCGAAAGTTATCGCCACGTGCGCAACCTTGTTGATAAGAATAAACTTCATACTATTTGCGAAAGCGGTAATTGTCCAAACATGGGCGAGTGCTGGGGAGAAGGTACAGCCACGTTTATGATATTGGGTAATACCTGTACCCGCAGCTGTGGTTTTTGTGCCGTTGCAACTGGCCGCCCCGATCCGGTTGATTGGGATGAACCGCAACGTGTTGCTGAAGCTATTCACTTGATGAAGGTAAAACATGCTGTGCTCACATCTGTAGACCGTGATGAAATAAAAGATGGCGGCAGTATTATCTGGTATAACACCATTCGTGCAGTAAAAGCATTGAATCCCGACACAACATTGGAAACCCTGATCCCTGATTTTAAAGGACAGATGGAGAATGTACAGCGTATTGTGGAAGCACATCCGGAAGTGGTATCACATAACATTGAAACAGTGGAGCGTTTAACACGCCAGGTGCGCATACAGGCAAAGTACTGGCGCAGTATGGATGTGTTGCGTTACCTGAAAGAGAACGGTATGCGGGTGAAGAGTGGCATTATGTTGGGTTTGGGTGAAACGAAAGAAGAAGTAATACAGACATTAAATGATTTGAAGAATAATGGTGTTGATGTGGTAACAATTGGGCAGTACCTGCAACCGACAAAAAAACATTTAGCTGTACAACGCTTCGTACATCCTGACGAATTTGCTGAGTACCGTGAAATTGGTTATACCATTGGATTGGATTATGTAGAGAGTGGTCCGTTGGTACGTTCAAGTTATCACAGCGAAAAGCATGTGCTTCCCGGTTATGGTAAAGCGAAATGGGAAGAAGAGAAAGCGAATTTTATTGCATAG